One genomic segment of Acanthochromis polyacanthus isolate Apoly-LR-REF ecotype Palm Island chromosome 9, KAUST_Apoly_ChrSc, whole genome shotgun sequence includes these proteins:
- the LOC110966850 gene encoding integrin alpha-6-like isoform X2 codes for MEGRFTCGLWLVAFFLGCGRLSAFNLDTDNVLKKSGDPGSLFGFSLAMHRQLNPVDKRMLLVGAPRAKALSGQKANVTGGLYSCDMSATSPGCSRVDFDNDEDLTSESKENQWMGVTVNSQGPGGKIVTCAHRYQRRTNVNTAIESRDIIGRCYVLNQDLTINPISTEEGGNWHFCDSRPRGHEMFGSCQQGLSATFDDDYHYLIFGAPGAYNWKGVVRLEQKNETFVELGIFDDGPFEVGDEDEKNPELVPAPANSYLGFSLDSGKSLTKKGELTVVAGAPRANHSGAVVLLKKGHPDSNILLEEYTLEGEGLASSFGYDLAVLDLNRDGWEDIVVGAPQYFEKDGEIGGAVYIYINKAGKWDQVTPTRIDGPQDSMFGLAVENLGDINQDGFHDFAVGAPYADHSAGHVHIYHGSASGQVSKKAAQVLSGKPLGAKLFGYSLAGNMDLDKNSYPDLAVGSLSDAVFVYRARPVINIKKEIKFIPSEIDLTKKNCGNSFCLTVEACFTYTANPKSYTPRLTLAYNLEADADYRKLGLIPRGTFIEDPTAEHNYESKGTLSIDTQGKKKCIRRKLAVQENIRDKLRGIPIDVSVDIQDAKRKRRQQAAPLTPVLDANEPMITRSEVNFLKEGCGRDNVCESNLEVKYRYGHRSTDSETFTPLKLENGVPVISLSDQKDIALEVTVTNKNGDDAHEAYVIVSLPRSLTYSASRNLDNERPVTCIANKDGSKADCELGNPFKRDAETTFYVILGAAGISFNTSELEIDLQLKTTSDQQKLSPVKAKAKVAILLQMSVSGQAQPSQVYFTGKVKGETAIKTESDIGSAIIHQFRVVNLGRHLKDLGTASLDIYWPKETQQGKWLLYLMKISSTGLDQIECTPTGEINPLNKEPVNSRTRRAAENTQGSDKSTFSRLTENHESTSLSCGNGATCVRIRCPLRGMDSSAVITLQSRLWNSTFIEDFSNLHHMEVIVKAALHVDSTTKTTVLQNAETQVRLTVFPERRAAQYGGVPWWIIVLSILLGLLLLALLAFVLWKCGLFGKKNKEDPSEKERLTSNA; via the exons ATGGAGGGCCGCTTCACCTGTGGACTCTGGCTGGTTGCCTTTTTCTTAGGATGTGGGCGACTGTCGGCTTTCAACCTGGACACGGATAACGTCCTGAAGAAGAGCGGGGACCCGGGCAGCCTGTTCGGCTTCTCTCTGGCTATGCACCGGCAGCTGAACCCGGTGGATAAGAGAAT GCTGTTGGTTGGCGCCCCCAGAGCCAAAGCCTTGAGTGGTCAGAAAGCTAACGTGACAGGAGGCCTGTACAGCTGCGACATGAGCGCCACCTCTCCTGGATGCAGCAGAGTGGACTTTGATAATGACG AGGATCTAACAAGCGAAAGCAAAGAAAACCAATGGATGGGAGTGACGGTCAATAGTCAGGGGCCAGGAGGCAAGATTGTG ACTTGTGCCCATCGCTACCAGCGTCGGACCAACGTGAACACGGCCATCGAGTCCCGTGACATCATCGGTCGCTGCTATGTGCTGAATCAGGACTTGACAATCAATCCCATATCGACTGAAGAAGGAGGCAACTGGCATTTCTGTGACAGCCGGCCCAGAGGCCACGAGATGTTCGGCTCCTGCCAGCAGGGCCTCTCTGCTACCTTCGACGACGACTACCACTACCTCATCTTTGGAGCTCCTGGAGCATACAACTGGAAAG GCGTGGTACGTTTGGAACAGAAGAATGAAACTTTTGTGGAGCTGGGCATCTTTGACGACGGTCCATTTGAGGTGGGAGATGAGGACGAAAAGAACCCCGAACTGGTCCCTGCTCCTGCCAACAGCTACCTGG GTTTTTCTCTGGACTCAGGGAAGAGTTTGACCAAGAAGGGCGAGCTGACGGTGGTAGCCGGAGCTCCCAGAGCAAACCACAGCGGAGCGGTGGTGCTGCTGAAGAAAGGCCACCCCGACAGCAACATCTTGCTGGAAGAATACACCCTGGAAGGAGAAGGACTGGCCTCGTCTTTTGGCTATGATCTGGCTGTGCTAGATCTCAACAGGGACGG CTGGGAGGACATAGTGGTGGGAGCACCTCAGTACTTTGAGAAGGATGGAGAAATTGGAGGAGCTGTGTACATCTACATCAACAAAGCTGGAAAATGGGACCAAGTCACACCCACCAGAATAGACGGACCCCAGGACTCCATGTTTGGTCTGGCTGTGGAAAACCTGGGAGACATCAATCAGGATGGTTTCCATG ATTTTGCAGTGGGAGCTCCTTATGCAGATCACAGTGCCGGGCATGTTCACATCTATCATGGATCAGCCTCAGGACAAGTGTCTAAAAAAGCTGCACAG GTTCTGTCTGGAAAGCCTTTAGGAGCGAAGCTGTTTGGTTACTCTTTGGCCGGCAACATGGACCTGGATAAGAACTCCTATCCCGACCTGGCTGTCGGATCTCTGTCAGATGCCGTCTTTGTCTACAG AGCCCGTCCAGTTATTAACATCAAGAAGGAAATCAAGTTTATACCGAGTGAAATCGACCTCACCAAAAAGAACTGCGGCAACAGCTTTTG CTTGACTGTTGAGGCTTGCTTCACCTACACCGCCAACCCCAAGAGCTACACTCCCAGGCTGA CTTTGGCATACAACCTCGAGGCCGATGCTGACTACAGGAAGCTCGGTCTTATTCCCAGAGGGACCTTCATCGAGGATCCCACCGCTGAACATAACTATGAGTCAAAGGGGACATTAAGCATAGACACCCAAGGGAAGAAGAAGTGCATTAGACGCAAACTTGCTGTACAG GAAAATATCCGAGACAAGCTACGTGGAATCCCCATCGATGTGTCCGTGGATATACAGGACGCCAAACGTAAACGGAGACAGCAGGCAGCTCCACTGACTCCTGTCCTGGACGCCAATGAGCCAATGATAACCAGATCAGAG GTGAACTTCCTGAAAGAGGGATGCGGCAGAgacaatgtgtgtgagagcaacTTGGAGGTGAAATACCGCTACGGCCACAGGTCAACGGACTCTGAGACGTTCACGCCATTAAAACT GGAGAATGGCGTACCGGTGATCTCGCTCAGCGACCAAAAGGACATCGCCTTAGAGGTCACTGTGACCAATAAAAACGGTGATGATGCTCACGAAGCCTACGTGATCGTCTCCCTGCCCCGCTCACTGACCTACTCTGCTTCTCGCAACTTAGATAAT gAGCGGCCGGTAACCTGCATAGCCAATAAAGACGGCTCCAAGGCTGATTGTGAGCTGGGAAACCCCTTCAAACGAGACGCAGAG ACGACCTTCTACGTTATTTTGGGTGCAGCTGGCATCTCTTTCAACACTTCAGAACTGGAGATTGATCTTCAACTAAAAAC GACAAGCGACCAGCAGAAACTCAGTCCTGTCAAAGCAAAGGCAAAGGTGGCCATCCTGCTGCAGATGTCTGTATCAGG acAAGCCCAGCCATCTCAGGTCTACTTTACAGGAAAGGTCAAAGGTGAAACGGCCATAAAGACTGAAAGTGACATAGGCAGCGCCATCATACACCAGTTCAGA GTAGTCAACCTGGGAAGGCACTTGAAAGATCTCGGTACTGCCTCCCTCGACATTTACTGGCCAAAGGAGACCCAACAGGGAAAGTGGCTGCTTTACCTGATGAAGATCAGCTCCACAGGACTTGACCAGATAGAGTGCACTCCTACAGGGGAGATCAACCCTCTCAACAAG GAACCAGTTAACTCCAGGACgagaagagcagcagaaaacaccCAGGGATCTGACAAATCCACTTTCTCTCGCTTAACTGAGAACCACGAATCAACATCTCTA TCCTGTGGTAATGGGGCAACTTGTGTGAGGATAAGGTGCCCCCTGCGGGGCATGGACAGCAGTGCAGTCATCACGCTCCAGTCTCGCCTCTGGAACAGCACCTTCATAGAG GATTTTTCCAACTTGCACCATATGGAGGTGATAGTGAAGGCCGCCCTGCATGTTGATAGCACGACGAAGACAACAGTGCTGCAAAATGCCGAGACACAG GTGAGGCTGACGGTGTTCCCAGAGAGGCGTGCAGCTCAGTATGGAGGAGTGCCGTGGTGGATCATCGTGTTGTCCATACTGCTTGGGCTGCTTTTGTTGGCTCTGTTGGCTTTCGTTCTTTGGAAG TGTGGACTCTTTGGGAAAAAGAATAAAGAGGACCCTTCAGAAAAAGAGAGACTGACATCAAATGCATAA
- the metap1d gene encoding methionine aminopeptidase 1D, mitochondrial, giving the protein LVVIHGGALFSRTFRESRTPQFPAESFLCRKLQPPTALLCQQRRRFFWKKWKSSHNVVRPATVRPAYAVPKEIMRPGYVGSGLVPEWPDYIEIKNQEQIEGLARACQLARHVLLLAGRSLRVGMTTDEIDFIVHQETIKHNAYPSPLRYGGFPKSVCTSVNNVVCHGIPDSRQLEDGDIINIDVTVYLDGYHGDTSETYLIGQVDEVGRRLVETARRCRDEAIAACKPGAQLCVIGNTISEIAHANGFQVCPYFIGHGIGSYFHCHPEIWHHANDNDMTMDEGMAFTIEPILMEGSVEFKIMKDKWTAVSVDDKRSAQFEHTVVITADGVEILTKLPEEDNLKPEGL; this is encoded by the exons CTGGTAGTAATTCATGGCGGCGCACTGTTCAGCAGGACTTTCAGGGAGAGCAG gacTCCGCAGTTTCCTGCGGAGAGTTTTTTGTGCAGGAAGCTGCAGCCCCCAACAGCCCTGCTGTGTCAGCAACGTCGGCGCTTCTTCTGGAAGAAGTGGAAAAGTTCTCACAATGTTGTTCGCCCAGCTACTGTTAGACCTGCATATGCGGTACCCAAG GAAATTATGCGGCCGGGCTATGTCGGCAGTGGACTGGTCCCAGAATGGCCGGACTACATAGAGATCAAAAACCAGGAGCAGATTGAAGGCCTGGCCAGAGCATGTCAGCTAGCCCGACATGTACTGCTGCTAGCTGGACGCAGTCTGAGA GTTGGCATGACAACAGATGAAATAGACTTCATCGTGCACCAGGAAACAATAAAGCACAACGCCTACCCATCACCTCTCAGATACGGAGGTTTCCCAAAGTCAGTCTGTACGTCTGTGAACAACGTGGTCTGTCACGGCATACCTGACAG TCGGCAACTTGAAGATGGAGACATCATCAACATCGATGTCACT GTGTATTTGgacggttaccatggagacacTTCAGAAACGTACTTGATTGGTCAGGTGGATGAGGTTGGGCGGCGACTGGTGGAAACTGCCAGGCGGTGTAGAGACGAGGCCATCGCCGCCTGCAAACCGGGTGCACAGCTCTGCGTTATAGGAAACACTATCAG TGAAATAGCCCACGCTAATGGCTTCCAAGTGTGTCCTTATTTCATTGGACATGGAATAGGCTCCTACTTTCACTGCCATCCTGAGATTTGGCATCACG CTAATGACAATGACATGACCATGGATGAAGGGATGGCTTTCACAATAG AGCCCATACTGATGGAGGGATCTGTGGAGTTTAAGATCATGAAGGACAAGTGGACCGCAGTGTCTGTAGATGATAAAAG GTCGGCTCAGTTTGAGCACACGGTGGTCATCACAGCTGACGGAGTGGAGATTCTCACCAAACTGCCAGAAGAGGACAatctaaaacctgaaggattgtAG
- the LOC110966850 gene encoding integrin alpha-6-like isoform X1: protein MEGRFTCGLWLVAFFLGCGRLSAFNLDTDNVLKKSGDPGSLFGFSLAMHRQLNPVDKRMLLVGAPRAKALSGQKANVTGGLYSCDMSATSPGCSRVDFDNDEDLTSESKENQWMGVTVNSQGPGGKIVTCAHRYQRRTNVNTAIESRDIIGRCYVLNQDLTINPISTEEGGNWHFCDSRPRGHEMFGSCQQGLSATFDDDYHYLIFGAPGAYNWKGVVRLEQKNETFVELGIFDDGPFEVGDEDEKNPELVPAPANSYLGFSLDSGKSLTKKGELTVVAGAPRANHSGAVVLLKKGHPDSNILLEEYTLEGEGLASSFGYDLAVLDLNRDGWEDIVVGAPQYFEKDGEIGGAVYIYINKAGKWDQVTPTRIDGPQDSMFGLAVENLGDINQDGFHDFAVGAPYADHSAGHVHIYHGSASGQVSKKAAQVLSGKPLGAKLFGYSLAGNMDLDKNSYPDLAVGSLSDAVFVYRARPVINIKKEIKFIPSEIDLTKKNCGNSFCLTVEACFTYTANPKSYTPRLTLAYNLEADADYRKLGLIPRGTFIEDPTAEHNYESKGTLSIDTQGKKKCIRRKLAVQENIRDKLRGIPIDVSVDIQDAKRKRRQQAAPLTPVLDANEPMITRSEVNFLKEGCGRDNVCESNLEVKYRYGHRSTDSETFTPLKLENGVPVISLSDQKDIALEVTVTNKNGDDAHEAYVIVSLPRSLTYSASRNLDNERPVTCIANKDGSKADCELGNPFKRDAETTFYVILGAAGISFNTSELEIDLQLKTTSDQQKLSPVKAKAKVAILLQMSVSGQAQPSQVYFTGKVKGETAIKTESDIGSAIIHQFRVVNLGRHLKDLGTASLDIYWPKETQQGKWLLYLMKISSTGLDQIECTPTGEINPLNKEPVNSRTRRAAENTQGSDKSTFSRLTENHESTSLSCGNGATCVRIRCPLRGMDSSAVITLQSRLWNSTFIEDFSNLHHMEVIVKAALHVDSTTKTTVLQNAETQVRLTVFPERRAAQYGGVPWWIIVLSILLGLLLLALLAFVLWKCGFFKRAKYEDNVPSYNAVRIKREERAVNPGNGNWENVEKKPWMTTWHDNEHYS from the exons ATGGAGGGCCGCTTCACCTGTGGACTCTGGCTGGTTGCCTTTTTCTTAGGATGTGGGCGACTGTCGGCTTTCAACCTGGACACGGATAACGTCCTGAAGAAGAGCGGGGACCCGGGCAGCCTGTTCGGCTTCTCTCTGGCTATGCACCGGCAGCTGAACCCGGTGGATAAGAGAAT GCTGTTGGTTGGCGCCCCCAGAGCCAAAGCCTTGAGTGGTCAGAAAGCTAACGTGACAGGAGGCCTGTACAGCTGCGACATGAGCGCCACCTCTCCTGGATGCAGCAGAGTGGACTTTGATAATGACG AGGATCTAACAAGCGAAAGCAAAGAAAACCAATGGATGGGAGTGACGGTCAATAGTCAGGGGCCAGGAGGCAAGATTGTG ACTTGTGCCCATCGCTACCAGCGTCGGACCAACGTGAACACGGCCATCGAGTCCCGTGACATCATCGGTCGCTGCTATGTGCTGAATCAGGACTTGACAATCAATCCCATATCGACTGAAGAAGGAGGCAACTGGCATTTCTGTGACAGCCGGCCCAGAGGCCACGAGATGTTCGGCTCCTGCCAGCAGGGCCTCTCTGCTACCTTCGACGACGACTACCACTACCTCATCTTTGGAGCTCCTGGAGCATACAACTGGAAAG GCGTGGTACGTTTGGAACAGAAGAATGAAACTTTTGTGGAGCTGGGCATCTTTGACGACGGTCCATTTGAGGTGGGAGATGAGGACGAAAAGAACCCCGAACTGGTCCCTGCTCCTGCCAACAGCTACCTGG GTTTTTCTCTGGACTCAGGGAAGAGTTTGACCAAGAAGGGCGAGCTGACGGTGGTAGCCGGAGCTCCCAGAGCAAACCACAGCGGAGCGGTGGTGCTGCTGAAGAAAGGCCACCCCGACAGCAACATCTTGCTGGAAGAATACACCCTGGAAGGAGAAGGACTGGCCTCGTCTTTTGGCTATGATCTGGCTGTGCTAGATCTCAACAGGGACGG CTGGGAGGACATAGTGGTGGGAGCACCTCAGTACTTTGAGAAGGATGGAGAAATTGGAGGAGCTGTGTACATCTACATCAACAAAGCTGGAAAATGGGACCAAGTCACACCCACCAGAATAGACGGACCCCAGGACTCCATGTTTGGTCTGGCTGTGGAAAACCTGGGAGACATCAATCAGGATGGTTTCCATG ATTTTGCAGTGGGAGCTCCTTATGCAGATCACAGTGCCGGGCATGTTCACATCTATCATGGATCAGCCTCAGGACAAGTGTCTAAAAAAGCTGCACAG GTTCTGTCTGGAAAGCCTTTAGGAGCGAAGCTGTTTGGTTACTCTTTGGCCGGCAACATGGACCTGGATAAGAACTCCTATCCCGACCTGGCTGTCGGATCTCTGTCAGATGCCGTCTTTGTCTACAG AGCCCGTCCAGTTATTAACATCAAGAAGGAAATCAAGTTTATACCGAGTGAAATCGACCTCACCAAAAAGAACTGCGGCAACAGCTTTTG CTTGACTGTTGAGGCTTGCTTCACCTACACCGCCAACCCCAAGAGCTACACTCCCAGGCTGA CTTTGGCATACAACCTCGAGGCCGATGCTGACTACAGGAAGCTCGGTCTTATTCCCAGAGGGACCTTCATCGAGGATCCCACCGCTGAACATAACTATGAGTCAAAGGGGACATTAAGCATAGACACCCAAGGGAAGAAGAAGTGCATTAGACGCAAACTTGCTGTACAG GAAAATATCCGAGACAAGCTACGTGGAATCCCCATCGATGTGTCCGTGGATATACAGGACGCCAAACGTAAACGGAGACAGCAGGCAGCTCCACTGACTCCTGTCCTGGACGCCAATGAGCCAATGATAACCAGATCAGAG GTGAACTTCCTGAAAGAGGGATGCGGCAGAgacaatgtgtgtgagagcaacTTGGAGGTGAAATACCGCTACGGCCACAGGTCAACGGACTCTGAGACGTTCACGCCATTAAAACT GGAGAATGGCGTACCGGTGATCTCGCTCAGCGACCAAAAGGACATCGCCTTAGAGGTCACTGTGACCAATAAAAACGGTGATGATGCTCACGAAGCCTACGTGATCGTCTCCCTGCCCCGCTCACTGACCTACTCTGCTTCTCGCAACTTAGATAAT gAGCGGCCGGTAACCTGCATAGCCAATAAAGACGGCTCCAAGGCTGATTGTGAGCTGGGAAACCCCTTCAAACGAGACGCAGAG ACGACCTTCTACGTTATTTTGGGTGCAGCTGGCATCTCTTTCAACACTTCAGAACTGGAGATTGATCTTCAACTAAAAAC GACAAGCGACCAGCAGAAACTCAGTCCTGTCAAAGCAAAGGCAAAGGTGGCCATCCTGCTGCAGATGTCTGTATCAGG acAAGCCCAGCCATCTCAGGTCTACTTTACAGGAAAGGTCAAAGGTGAAACGGCCATAAAGACTGAAAGTGACATAGGCAGCGCCATCATACACCAGTTCAGA GTAGTCAACCTGGGAAGGCACTTGAAAGATCTCGGTACTGCCTCCCTCGACATTTACTGGCCAAAGGAGACCCAACAGGGAAAGTGGCTGCTTTACCTGATGAAGATCAGCTCCACAGGACTTGACCAGATAGAGTGCACTCCTACAGGGGAGATCAACCCTCTCAACAAG GAACCAGTTAACTCCAGGACgagaagagcagcagaaaacaccCAGGGATCTGACAAATCCACTTTCTCTCGCTTAACTGAGAACCACGAATCAACATCTCTA TCCTGTGGTAATGGGGCAACTTGTGTGAGGATAAGGTGCCCCCTGCGGGGCATGGACAGCAGTGCAGTCATCACGCTCCAGTCTCGCCTCTGGAACAGCACCTTCATAGAG GATTTTTCCAACTTGCACCATATGGAGGTGATAGTGAAGGCCGCCCTGCATGTTGATAGCACGACGAAGACAACAGTGCTGCAAAATGCCGAGACACAG GTGAGGCTGACGGTGTTCCCAGAGAGGCGTGCAGCTCAGTATGGAGGAGTGCCGTGGTGGATCATCGTGTTGTCCATACTGCTTGGGCTGCTTTTGTTGGCTCTGTTGGCTTTCGTTCTTTGGAAG TGTGGCTTTTTTAAGCGTGCCAAATATGAAGACAATGTTCCCAGTTACAATGCAGTCCGGATCAAACGGGAGGAGAGAGCGGTCAACCCTGGAAACGGTAACTGGGAAAACGTGGAGAAGAAGCCGTGGATGACAACCTGGCATGACAATGAACACTATTCTTAA